From Zingiber officinale cultivar Zhangliang chromosome 5B, Zo_v1.1, whole genome shotgun sequence, the proteins below share one genomic window:
- the LOC121986401 gene encoding pre-mRNA-splicing factor ATP-dependent RNA helicase DEAH1-like isoform X2 has protein sequence MDPFAEQEAWENYQSGKGTLKYGSRNKQAPADYEFVLEDGIDFIKESIMDGVNFEDEMSSEKPDDSTAKNALQKLQEERQTLPIYPYRDELLQAIHDHQVMVIVGETGSGKTTQIPQYLHEAGYTKHGLVGCTQPRRVAAMSVAARVSQEMGVKLGHEVGYSIRFEDCTSEKTILKYMTDGMLLREFLSEPDLASYSVIMVDEAHERTLSTDILFGLVKDITRFRKDLKLLISSATLDAEKFSDYFDSAPIFKIPGRRFPVTINFTKAPEADYIDAAIVTVLQIHVTQPPGDILVFLTGQEEIETIDEILKHRTRGLGTKIAELIICPIYANLPTELQAKIFEPTPDGARKVVLATNIAETSLTIDGIKYVVDPGFCKIKSYNPRTGMESLLINPISKASAMQRAGRSGRTGPGMCFRLYTAYNFQHDLDDNTVPEIQRTNLANVVLTLKSLGINDLVNFDFMDPPPSEALLKALEQLYALNALNSLGELTKTGRRMAEFPLDPMLSKTIVASEKYKCSEEAITIASMLSIGNSIFYRPKDKQVHADNARMNFHTGNVGDHIALLNVYNSWKETNYSTQWCYENYIQVRSMKRARDIRDQLEGLLERVEIEPTSNLSDLDAVKKAITSGFFHHSAKLQKTGAYKTVKNPQTVHIHPSSGLAEVLPRWVIYHELVLTTKEYMRQVTELKPDWLIEIAPHYYQMKDVEDASTTKMPRGKGLAAD, from the exons ATGGACCCTTTTGCTGAACAGGAAGCATGGGAAAACTATCAAAGTG GGAAGGGAACTTTAAAATATGGTTCGAGGAACAAGCAAGCTCCTGCTGACTATGA GTTTGTCTTAGAAGATGGTATTGACTTCATCAAGGAGTCCATTATGGATGGAGTCAAT TTTGAAGATGAAATGTCTTCTGAGAAACCTGATGATTCAACTGCAAAGAATGCATTGCAAAAACTTCAA GAAGAGAGACAGACTCTGCCAATTTACCCTTATAGGGATGAATTGCTCCAAGCTATTCATGACCATCAG GTCATGGTCATTGTTGGAGAAACAGGTTCCGGTAAAACAACTCAAATACCACAGTATTTACATGAGGCGGGATATACAAAACACGGATTG GTTGGTTGTACTCAGCCACGGCGTGTTGCAGCCATGAGTGTGGCTGCAAGGGTTTCTCAGGAGATGGGGGTCAAACTTGGGCATGAG GTTGGATATTCAATTCGATTTGAAGATTGTACATCAGAAAAGACTATTCTCAAATATATGACTGATGGAATGTTGCTCAGGGAATTCCTTAGTGAACCTGACTTGGCTAGCTACAG TGTTATAATGGTTGATGAGGCGCATGAGCGAACTCTGTCAACAGACATCTTGTTTGGATTGGTAAAG GATATAACTCGTTTCCGCAAAGATCTTAAGCTCCTTATATCAAGTGCAACACTGGATGCTGAAAAATTCAGTGATTACTTTGATTCTGCCCCAATTTTCAAGATACCAGGAAGACGATTTCCTGTAACAATAAATTTCACAAAAGCACCAGAAGCTGATTATATAGATGCTGCCATTGTCACAGTACTTCAGATACATGTGACTCAACCCCCTGGGGATATTCTTGTATTTCTTACAGGTCAGGAGGAAATTGAAACGATTGATGAAATACTTAAGCACAGGACAAGGGGTTTAGGTACAAAGATAGCAGAACTAATAATATGCCCCATTTATGCAAACCTTCCTACTGAGCTCCAGGCAAAAATATTTGAACCTACTCCAGATGGTGCTCGTAAAGTTGTGTTGGCTACTAACATTGCAGAAACGTCCCTTACAATTGATGGCATAAAGTATGTCGTGGATCCTggattttgtaaaataaaatcaTACAATCCACGAACTGGTATGGAATCATTGTTAATAAATCCAATCTCAAAAGCATCAGCGATGCAAAGGGCTGGAAGATCTGGACGTACTGGCCCTGGAATGTGTTTCCGTCTTTACACTGCATATAATTTTCAGCATGATCTGGATGATAACACTGTACCAGAAATTCAAAGAACAAACCTTGCTAATGTTGTACTGACACTGAAAAGTCTGGGGATCAATGATTTGGTAAATTTTGACTTCATGGATCCTCCACCCTCAGAGGCATTGCTAAAGGCCCTTGAACAACTTTATGCTCTCAATGCATTAAACAGCCTTGGTGAATTGACTAAGACTGGAAGGAGGATGGCAGAGTTTCCACTAGATCCCATGCTATCGAAAACGATTGTTGCTTCAGAGAAGTACAAGTGCTCTGAAGAGGCTATAACTATTGCCTCAATGCTTTCTATTggtaattcaatattttatcgtCCGAAGGACAAACAAGTGCATGCTGATAATGCTAGGATGAATTTTCATACTGGGAATGTTGGGGATCATATTGCCTTGCTTAAT GTTTACAATTCTTGGAAGGAAACTAACTACTCAACCCAGTGGTGCTATGAGAACTATATTCAG GTCCGTAGTATGAAGCGGGCAAGGGATATCAGAGATCAATTGGAAGGTCTCTTAGAAAGGGTTGAGATTGAACCAACTTCAAACCTGAGCGACCTAGATGCAGTGAAGAAGGCCATAACTTCAG GATTCTTCCACCATTCAGCAAAACTGCAAAAAACTGGTGCGTACAAAACAGTCAAAAATCCTCAAACGGTGCATATTCATCCAAGCTCTGGTCTCGCAGAG GtgctaccacgctgggtcattTACCATGAACTTGTACTTACAACGAAAGAGTATATGCGACAG GTCACAGAATTGAAACCGGATTGGTTGATAGAAATTGCTCCGCATTATTATCAGATGAAGGATGTTGAAGATG CCTCAACAACGAAAATGCCTCGTGGAAAAGGGCTAGCAGCAGATTAA
- the LOC121986400 gene encoding LRR receptor-like serine/threonine-protein kinase RPK2, giving the protein MRRRRSHAATLVSSLLFLLLVAISCSADRSGTEAGPSGVERSALLQFKSFVTSDPARLLGAWGSEANHCSWPGVACDGRSRVVSLNISAKDSSSKLPCSRSGLYRRSCGDLGRRMVGTLSLVLRNLSELRVLSFPFHDFHGEIPGVLWELKRLEVLDLEGNSLSGGLPSRFPRRLRVLNLASNLVKGQIPSSLSRCADLEVLDLSGNQVNGTIPKFLGDFSKLRELYLSFNRLSGPIPVELGYGCRSLQILDLSGNLFTEGIPSNLGNCSELLVLMLFSNLLEGFIPPELGRLKKLQVLDVSRNSLSGNVPAELGNCLELSVIILLNQYDPMPDEEGTGSVDIDEFNCFQGRLAENITALPKLRVLWAPRATFEGTIPKNWGLCENLEMVNLCQNQFQGHIPQAFAQCKRLRFLNLSSNSLTGWLDDELPVPCMDVFDVSVNQLSSSIPRFTNTECPSSKVTPDELSSSYISLFAYNCLKGLKWPLAEPGGELIIYHNFAKNNFTGTLSSLPLATGRFQNNTVYVFLANGNHLFGSLNAIILEKCSRVSHLVIDLSNNMISGRFTSEAGMTCRSLVVLDVASNQISGTIPANFGLLSNLVCLNLSWNQLQGEIPAGITQLKRLKYLSLAGNNFSGHIPPDIIKLQDLQVLDLSSNSLAGYIPTVFVKLRNLTALLLNNNKLSGAIPSAFANFASLSKFNVSFNNLSASWPLNASTLKCDSVFGNPLLQSCPAYSLSAPSSDMQRSSQSPQSYMDSVSASSSNDTRGNSGFSSIEIASIASAAAIVSVLLALIVLYIYTRKCAPRARSSVRSSGRKEVTVFVEIGVPLTYESVARATGGFNASNCIGSGGFGATYKAEISPGVLVAIKRLAVGRFQGVQQFHAEIKTLGRLRHSNLVTLIGYHLSDSEMFLIYNYLPGGNLERFIQERSSRPVNWRMLHKIALDIANALNYLHDQCVPRILHRDVKPSNILLDNEFNAYLSDFGLARLLGNSETHATTGVAGTFGYVAPEYAMTCRVSDKADVYSYGVVLLELISDKKALDPSFSPYGNGFNIVTWASMLLQKGRAREFFTDGLWDVAPHDDLVETLHLGIKCTVDSLSIRPSMKQVVQRLRELQPSHFGRG; this is encoded by the coding sequence ATGAGACGCCGGAGATCCCACGCTGCAACACTTGTATCCTCGCTCCTGTTCCTCCTCTTGGTAGCGATCTCCTGTTCCGCGGACCGAAGCGGTACGGAGGCGGGTCCTAGCGGGGTGGAGAGGTCCGCCTTGCTGCAGTTCAAGAGTTTCGTTACTTCCGACCCCGCTAGGTTGCTCGGGGCATGGGGCTCCGAGGCCAACCACTGCTCTTGGCCTGGCGTCGCGTGCGATGGACGGTCACGGGTCGTCTCCCTTAATATATCTGCGAAAGACAGCTCCTCTAAGCTCCCCTGCTCCCGGTCCGGCCTCTACCGTCGCAGCTGCGGCGATCTCGGCCGTAGGATGGTTGGGACACTTAGCTTGGTCCTGCGGAATCTGTCAGAGCTCAGGGTGCTGTCGTTTCCGTTTCATGACTTTCATGGCGAGATTCCGGGTGTTCTCTGGGAATTGAAGAGGCTGGAAGTGCTTGATCTTGAGGGAAACTCGCTTTCCGGTGGTTTACCCTCACGGTTCCCCCGCCGGTTGCGCGTGCTAAATTTGGCTTCCAATTTGGTCAAAGGTCAGATCCCTTCTTCCCTCTCGAGATGCGCGGATTTAGAAGTCCTAGACCTATCCGGCAACCAAGTCAACGGAACAATCCCGAAATTTCTTGGTGATTTCTCCAAGCTTAGAGAGCTCTATCTTTCTTTTAATCGGCTTAGTGGTCCGATTCCTGTTGAGCTAGGATATGGGTGCCGGAGTCTGCAAATTCTGGACTTGTCCGGAAACTTGTTTACGGAAGGCATTCCCTCCAATTTAGGAAATTGTTCTGAGCTGCTAGTTCTAATGCTGTTTTCCAACCTTCTTGAGGGTTTTATACCTCCTGAACTTGGGCGACTGAAAAAGCTTCAGGTTTTGGACGTCTCGAGGAACAGTCTGAGTGGAAATGTACCTGCTGAGTTAGGAAACTGCTTAGAATTGTCTGTCATTATTCTTCTGAATCAATATGATCCGATGCCAGATGAGGAAGGCACGGGCTCTGTTGATATTGATGAATTCAATTGTTTTCAAGGAAGACTCGCTGAAAATATCACAGCTCTACCAAAGCTTAGGGTGCTTTGGGCTCCAAGGGCAACATTTGAAGGGACAATTCCTAAGAATTGGGGACTCTGTGAGAATCTTGAGATGGTTAATTTATGCCAGAATCAATTTCAAGGACATATACCACAGGCATTTGCCCAATGCAAAAGGCTTAGATTTCTAAATTTGAGTTCAAACAGTTTGACTGGTTGGCTTGATGATGAACTTCCCGTGCCATGCATGGATGTCTTTGATGTCAGTGTGAATCAGTTGTCTTCCTCCATCCCTAGGTTTACCAACACAGAATGCCCTTCATCTAAGGTCACACCAGATGAATTGTCCTCTTCTTATATTTCATTATTTGCTTACAACTGTCTTAAAGGTCTGAAATGGCCTCTTGCTGAACCTGGTGGCGAATTGATTATATATCACAATTTTGCAAAGAATAATTTTACAGGCACTTTGTCTTCTTTACCATTGGCCACCGGTAGGTTCCAGAACAATACTGTCTATGTATTTCTTGCTAATGGGAATCATCTTTTTGGATCACTGAATGCTATTATATTGGAGAAGTGCAGCAGGGTGAGTCAtttggtgattgacttgagcaatAATATGATATCTGGAAGATTTACATCAGAAGCAGGCATGACATGCCGGTCTCTTGTGGTGTTGGATGTTGCTAGTAATCAGATATCGGGAACCATTCCTGCAAATTTTGGGTTGTTAAGTAATCTTGTTTGTCTGAATTTGAGTTGGAATCAACTACAGGGTGAGATACCTGCAGGAATCACACAGTTAAAAAGGTTAAAGTATCTCTCGTTGGCCGGTAACAATTTCAGTGGTCACATTCCTCCTGACATAATTAAATTGCAAGATCTTCAGGTTTTGGATCTGTCTTCAAATTCCCTTGCTGGTTATATTCCTACTGTTTTTGTGAAGTTGAGAAATCTCACTGCCCTGTTACTTAATAACAACAAGCTTTCTGGGGCAATTCCTTCAGCTTTTGCCAACTTTGCGTCACTTTCGAAATTCAATGTTTCTTTCAATAATTTGTCTGCATCATGGCCTCTTAATGCCAGTACACTGAAATGTGATAGTGTCTTTGGAAACCCTTTGCTGCAATCTTGTCCTGCATATTCTCTCTCTGCTCCTTCATCTGATATGCAAAGAAGTAGCCAGAGTCCACAGTCATATATGGACTCAGTGTCAGCAAGCTCATCCAATGATACCAGAGGCAACAGTGGCTTTAGTTCTATTGAAATTGCCTCAATTGCATCAGCAGCAGCCATAGTTTCAGTCCTCTTAGCTCTGATTGTCCTGTATATTTACACAAGAAAGTGCGCTCCAAGGGCTAGGTCCTCTGTTAGGTCTTCTGGAAGAAAGGAAGTGACTGTCTTTGTTGAGATTGGGGTTCCATTGACTTACGAGAGTGTTGCACGAGCAACTGGTGGTTTTAATGCAAGTAACTGCATTGGAAGTGGAGGTTTTGGGGCCACATACAAGGCTGAGATTTCACCAGGGGTTCTAGTGGCTATCAAGAGACTCGCAGTAGGAAGATTTCAAGGTGTTCAACAATTCCACGCAGAGATAAAGACTCTTGGAAGATTGCGACATTCTAATCTTGTGACGCTAATAGGTTACCATCTTAGTGACTCTGAGATGTTTCTGATTTACAATTACCTTCCAGGTGGTAATTTGGAGAGATTTATACAAGAAAGGTCGAGCAGACCTGTAAATTGGAGAATGCTTCACAAGATTGCTTTAGACATTGCCAATGCTCTTAATTATTTACATGACCAATGCGTGCCCCGTATCCTTCATCGGGATGTTAAACCAAGCAATATATTGTTGGACAATGAATTTAATGCTTATCTTTCAGATTTTGGATTGGCAAGGCTTCTAGGAAATTCTGAGACCCATGCAACTACTGGTGTGGCTGGAACTTTTGGGTATGTTGCTCCTGAATATGCCATGACATGTCGTGTTTCTGATAAAGCAGACGTATATAGCTACGGTGTGGTGCTCTTGGAGCTAATTTCAGATAAGAAAGCACTGGATCCTTCCTTCTCTCCATATGGGAATGGTTTCAACATTGTAACTTGGGCATCCATGTTATTGCAAAAAGGCCGGGCCCGTGAGTTCTTCACCGATGGGCTCTGGGATGTGGCTCCCCATGATGATTTGGTGGAAACCTTGCACTTGGGTATCAAGTGTACTGTCGATTCACTCTCTATTAGGCCCTCAATGAAGCAAGTTGTTCAACGATTAAGGGAACTCCAACCTTCACATTTTGGGCGTGGTTAA